CCGTAAGGTGCCGTTATACGACGTCTACGCGCACCGCCGGGACCATTTGGCAGTTCGTCCGACGTTCAAATGCGCCCTCGCGCGGTCGGCTACGTGCAAGTGGAGGGGACATATCTCCGAATCGTCGCCGTGAATGTTGGCGGCGATTGAATTGCTCTACGACCGACTACCCTGCCGCGATCAGTTCCAGGCAGATCTCGCGCACCCGGGCTGGATTGACATTCGGATTGGCTTTTTTGGCCTGACCGACGAAGGCGCCGGCGGCTTGCATTTTGCCGGCCTTCACGTCGGCGACCAGCTTGGGATTATTGGCCACCAGCTGCTTGCACAGTTCGACGAGCGCCGACTCGTCGACCTTTTCGATGCCCAGCTCTTTCATCGCCTCATCGAGCGATTTGCCCGCAGAGACCATGAGCGCGAAGACTTCGCGGCCGCGCGTGGTATCGACCTCGCCGGCTTTGATCTTCTTGAGCAGATCGGCCAAAGCCCAGGGGCGCACCGGAAAATGCTCGACGTCGGTGCCTAGCTCCTTGAGCAGCCGCAACACGTCTTGCTGTACCCAGTTGCTGGCCATCTTGCCGTCGCCGGCGGTGTCGGCTACGTCGACAAAATAGCTGACCAGTTCGCGCCCCTGGTTCACGATCACGTCGCTGTCGTAGGCGCTGATGCCGTACGTGTTTTCCAAACGGCTGCGCGTCTGCGCAGGCAGTTCGCCCAATTCGCCGCGAATGAGCTCGACCTCCTCGGGCTTTACCGTGACGGGCACCAGATCGGGATCGGGGAAGTAGCGATAGTCGCTCGATTCCTCTTTGTGCCGCTGGCCGTGCGTGACGTTCGCCGTATCGTCCCAGCCGCGCGTCTGCTTCGGCACGTCGCCGATGCGCTGTCCAGTCTCCCGCCATACGTCGTACTGCCGCGCGGCCTCGTAAGCGAGGGCCCGTTCGACCGCGCGGAAGCTGTTCATGTTCTTGATTTCGACGATCGGGGTGGCGATCTTTTCCCCCTTCTCGCCAACCAGGTGCAGGTTGACGTTGGCGTCGACCCGCAGGCTCCCTTCCTGCATGTTGCAGTCCGACACGCCCAGGTAAACCAGGAGCAGCTTCAGCTCTTCGAGATACGCCTTGGCCTCGGCCGGCGAGCGCATATCAGGCTGGGACACGATTTCCAGAAGTGGCGTGCCGGCGCGGTTCAGATCGATGCGGCTGTCGGCCTCGCCTGCCTTTTCGTCGTGCATGCTCTTGCCGGCGTCCTCTTCGAGATGCGCGCGGATGATGCCGACCCGTTTCGGCGCAAAGCGTCCCTTGGCGTCGCTGATTTCGACATAGCCGTTGGCGCTAAAGGGAAGATCGTACTGGCTGATCTGGTACCCCTTGGGCAGGTCGGGGTAGTAGTACTGCTTACGATCCCACTTGGTAAAGGGCGCGATCTCACAGTTCAGCGCCACGGCGGTGCGCAGCGCCAGCTCGAACGCGCGGCGGTTCATCACCGGCAGCGTCCCCGGCATGCCGGTGCAGATGGGGCAAGTCTGCGTATTGGGCGCGGCGCCAAAGCGCGTGCTGCAACCGCAAAACAGCTTGCTTTGGGTGGCCAACTGCACGTGGACTTCCAGGCCGATGACGATCGTATAGGGAGTTTCGTTCACGTTAGCGCCGGCCTCCGCGTATGCCAATCGGTGGCCTGCTGGAACATGTGAGCCGCACGCAGCAAGCGATCCTCCTCGAAGGGCGGAGCCTGCAATTGCAAACCGATGGGCAAGCCGGCTTTGCTGAAACCGCACGGGAAGACAATGCCGCCGATGCCGGCCAGGTTGGCGCTGACGGTGTACAA
This genomic window from Pirellulales bacterium contains:
- the gatB gene encoding Asp-tRNA(Asn)/Glu-tRNA(Gln) amidotransferase subunit GatB, producing MNETPYTIVIGLEVHVQLATQSKLFCGCSTRFGAAPNTQTCPICTGMPGTLPVMNRRAFELALRTAVALNCEIAPFTKWDRKQYYYPDLPKGYQISQYDLPFSANGYVEISDAKGRFAPKRVGIIRAHLEEDAGKSMHDEKAGEADSRIDLNRAGTPLLEIVSQPDMRSPAEAKAYLEELKLLLVYLGVSDCNMQEGSLRVDANVNLHLVGEKGEKIATPIVEIKNMNSFRAVERALAYEAARQYDVWRETGQRIGDVPKQTRGWDDTANVTHGQRHKEESSDYRYFPDPDLVPVTVKPEEVELIRGELGELPAQTRSRLENTYGISAYDSDVIVNQGRELVSYFVDVADTAGDGKMASNWVQQDVLRLLKELGTDVEHFPVRPWALADLLKKIKAGEVDTTRGREVFALMVSAGKSLDEAMKELGIEKVDESALVELCKQLVANNPKLVADVKAGKMQAAGAFVGQAKKANPNVNPARVREICLELIAAG